The sequence below is a genomic window from Methylophilus sp. DW102.
TTGGGCACAGGAAAAGGTGGTGCCGTTTACAAAGTGACCCCGCAACGCCAGGTGACTCTGCTGCTGGATGGCAAGATCGATGAGCGCATTTTGGCGCCAAATGGTTTGCTAGCCGATGCCAAGGGCGAACACCTGCTGTTGGTCGACTTTACCTCTGGGGTGCTATACAGCTACGATCTGGCAGGCAAATCACTGCAAGAGATGGCACGCGGATTTGGCGGCGGCGATGGCCTGGTCAGGCAGGCCAATGGTACGATTTATGTCAGCGACTGGAAATCCGGCAAGATTTTCAAGGTGGATGCACAACATAAAGTTACCTTGATCAAACAAGGTTACCAATCTGCAGCCGATATCGCGCTTAGCCAGGATGACCATCATCTGCTAGTGCCGGATATGAAAGCAGGCGAACTGGATATTCTGCCTTTGCGCTAATCAGCACGGATGCCAGGCCGTGGCCTGGCATTTTTGTGGCTTGTAACAGGCAAAAAAAACCACGCAGAGCGTGGTTAAAGTGAGAGGATACACACGAAACCGCTGATTGCCTAAACGACGCTGCAGGGAATTCAGCGCGCTTAGGCAACTTCACAGTTACTTGGTTTGCGCAGTTTTTTTGTCAATCTCCTTTTGGGAACTGACCGCTGGCTGCGCACCAGCGTGTTTGGCGACTTTCAGATGCCTTTGCATTTCTACCTGATCATGTGGTGAGGGATTTGTCCCCGCCCACACGGGCATCGAAAGTAAATATCCTGTCATTCCTATGATCAGCAACATGCGTTTTTTCATGATCACTCCTTATCAGGTTCCAACCCGTTGATCCTTAGTGTTTCTTGGTCAGCGTCTTTACTTCTGCGCTGTCAACGATTCACACGATACGCCTCGGGCCTTACAGCTAACTTACGCGCGCCTTGCACCAAGCTTACAACCCGTCAATCCGGCTTGCATTGAGGTAAACTGAGCGTATTCAAACCAGCAGGTGAAAGCGATGCGTCTATTAATAGTGGAAGATGATTTGGTGATTGCAAACGGTCTGGTACGTGCATTGACGCAAGCGGAATATGCCGTTGACCACGTGACAGACGGCAAGCAAGCCTTACGGGCAATTAATGATGATGTGTATGATTTGGTAATTCTGGATTTAGGCTTGCCCACCATGGACGGGATGACGATATTGTCGCACCTGCGCCAGCAAGCCAACCCGATTGCCGTTCTCATTTTAACCGCGCGAGAAGATGTCGCGACACGCGTACAAGCGCTCGATATCGGCGCCGATGATTTTCTCACCAAGCCGTTCCACCTTGAAGAACTCGAAGCGCGGGTGCGTGCCCTGATCCGTCGTAGCAAGTTGGGTAATAACCTGCCACTGCAATGCGGCAACCTGAAACTGGATGTCGCCAACAAACTGGCGACCATCAATGACCAACCAGTCACCCTGTCTGCACGCGAACTGCATTTGCTAGAAACGTTGATGATGCGCATGGGTAAGATCATTGCCAAAGAGCAGATCATGGAATCGTTATGCAACTGGGATGAGACACTGGGCGATAATGCCATTGAAGTGTATATCCATCGCCTGCGCAAAAAAATTGAGCCCAGTGGCGCCAATATCCGCACAGTGCGTGGCTTGGGCTATATGTTGGAAGCCGAACAACATGCGCAGTCCTAAAGGGTGAGCAGACCATGATGCCCCCGCTTTCACTCAAAAGCCAGCTACGCTTGTGGCTGTTACTGCCCATGCTGGTTGTGCTGGGCGTTTCTGCCGCCTTGTCTTACTCGCGCGCCCTGCTCTACGCCACACAGGCCTACGACCAGGCCTTGTTGCGGACCGTGCTCGCGCTGGCAGATGAGGTGATTATTGACAGCCACAATCAAGTCAAAATTGAGATCCCCGAGGTCGCCAGCCATTTGCTCAGCTATAACGAAGGCGATCACATTTACATCAAAATCAGCGACCCCAAGGGTAAACTGGTGTTTGGCGAAGCGCATTTACCCTTACCCAAGCAACTGCCTGCGGGCAACCAGCAGGTTTACTATAACAGCCACTACAAGGGCGAAGCGATCCGCGCCGTGACCTTTGGCCTGCCAGAGAGCGAGGCGGCCAATGCGCGCAACATTCTGATCAGCATGGCCGAGACCACGGGCAAACGGGATGCCATGGTGGCCGAAATGGTCGAAGAAATGCTGTTGCCACAAGTGCTCATGATGCTGTTGGCTGCCATTGTGATTGAGTTGGGCATTTATTTTGCCCTCAAACCCTTGCAAGACCTCAGGGAATCTTTGCACCAACGCTCTTACCGTGACCTGAGCGCGCTGGATACGCAAGCGACGCCAAACGAACTGCAACCCTTGCTGCAAGCGATGAATGCGCTGCTCGCACGGGTCAAGGCAGGCTTGCAACAGCAGCAGCAATTTATTGCCGATGCCTCACACCAGTTGCGCACACCGATTGCCGGGCTGCAAACCCAGGCTGAACTGGCCTTGCGCAGCCAGCCGCCTGAGGCCATTCAAGAGCCGCTTAATTACATGCTGCGCAGCACCACCCGCTTGTCACACCTGATACAGCGGCTGTTGACCATGGCCAGAACCGATGCTGCTGTTTCGCAGCTGCAATTTCAGCCAGTGTCACTCACCAAAATCATTTCAGATGAATGTGCGCGCTGGATTGGGCCAGCCAGTAACAAACAGTTAGAGCTCGATGTCATGATTGAAACCCAGCAGGATCAGGTGCTGGGCGATGCGCTCATGCTCTCTGAACTCTTAAACAACCTGCTGGAAAACGCCATTCAATACACCCCAAAACAAGGCCTGTTGCAGATCCGTTTATTGCAAGCGGGCAAATTTCTGGTGCTTGAAGTGGCAGACAGTGGCATCGGCATTCCTGCCGATCAAACCACCCTGGTTTTTGAGCGTTTTCACCGGCTGGACCCGAATCAGGGCAATGGCTGCGGCCTGGGGCTCGCTATCGTGGCCGAAATTGCCGAACACCATAACGCCAGCATCACGGTTACCCCGGGGCTGGCACATCCTGTCAGTGGTCACATTGGCAGCCAATTCACGGTAAAATTCGAGCGCTATGACGAACGACTGCCTGAGAACCCGCGCCCTGCAAACTCTGACCCTAAGGGACCCGCAACAAAAATGTCTTGAGGTCGCTGCCCTGTGGCAAGCCTGCCTCACTGGCGCGCTGCAAATCCGGCCACAGCAGGCATTATCCGCAGACGACCAGAGTATTCCCGGCCGGCCTGAGCGCCCGGCCCTGGTGGCGCCGGCCAAAGTTCAGCGGCGAGCCATGAACACGGCCGAAGGCCGCGCCGCCTTGATTCATGCATTGGCGCATATCGAATTTAATGCCATCAACCTGGCCCTGGATGCGGTCTGGCGATTTGCCGACATGCCTGAAGCGTATTACCGCGACTGGCTGCAAGTGGCCAAAGAAGAGGCTTATCATTTTTCGCTACTGCGCCAACATCTGCAGCAGCTGGGCTTTGATTACGGCGACTTTGATGGTCACAACAGCCTGTGGGAGATGGTCGAAAAAACCCAGGTCGATGTCCTGGCCCGCATGGCGCTCGTTCCACGCACCATGGAAGCCCGTGGCCTGGATGCCACCCCACCGCTCAAACAAAAACTGTTACAAGCTGGCGACCAGGCCGCCGCCGCCATCCTCGATATTATCCTGCGCGATGAAATCGGCCATGTCGCGATAGGCAATCGCTGGTTTGGCTATTTGTGTGATCAACGCCAGCTCGACCTGGTGGATACCTTTGAGCAATTACGCCAACAATACCATGCGCCCAAACTGCGCCCACCCTTCAATCTTGCAGCACGCAAGCTTGCCGGCTTCACCGATATTGAGCTCGCCTATTTGAATGGAGATTGCAGTGCGTAGGAATTGTCGTGAGCGGATCAACAAAGCATACATATACAAGCTTTGTTGAATTATATGAGCATCAAATATAATGCTTTTCAACTGATCAAGCTGCAACGGTGCGTATTAATATCCCTAAAGTATTAAATTTATTTTTGAGTTTCATCGCCTAGCTGGAACGACCGCATCCCATCAGGTAGCAAGAAGCTGGTGACTGCGTACAGGAGAACCCTAAATGCAATGTGGAAAATGTAATCCTCAACACCTGGGGATAGACTTTTCAATGGCGTTTCAACCCATTATTGCCTTCGAGCGCAAACAGATTTGGGGATATGAAACACTGGTACGTGGCCTGGAAAACCAGCCAGCGGCGTTCATTCTGGATCAAATTGACGCCTCCAGTATTCATAGCTTTGATCAAACCATCCGCTCAAAAGCCATCAGGCTCGCCAATCAGTTACATTTTGACCAGATTCTGTCCATCAATTTTTTACCAAACGCAGTCTACAACCCTGAAAACTGTATTCAATCCACGCTCGCCGTGTGTGATGAACTCGGTTTTGATAAAAAGCGCATCATGTTTGAGGTGACCGAGGCAGAAAAAATCACCGACCATGCGCATTTAAAAAACATTTTTACCGAATACAAAAAACATCAATTTCTGACTGCGATTGATGATTTTGGCGCGGGTTATTCTGGCCTGAACTTACTGGCTGAATGGCAGCCAGATATTATCAAGCTGGACATGAACCTGATCCGCGACATAGACCAGAATAAAACCAAACAACTGATTATGAAAAGCATCCTGGATGTGTGTCGCGGACTCAATATCGAGGTGATTTCAGAGGGCGTCGAGACCCGCGCTGAACTGACGGTACTGGTCGATTTTGGCATCGACCTGTTTCAAGGCTATTATTTTGCCAAGCCCTTGTTTGAAGGGCTGCCAACCGTGGCTGAAGACTGTTTTAGCCTGGCTCGCTCACCTGACCCAAGATAGCTAAAAAATCACTCACTTGCCAGCATGCATCCATGACCGGTCTTTAGTAAACGACCTCAGGCATGCACACTGACAAGATGATGACAGACTCAAACGGGCTGCGTCATTTCAGCAAAATCCAGTGCCTGCCATTGCCCGGCAACATACCGCCAACGCTGCCCATCCTCTTCACACCACAGATGTAACCAGCCATGGTTGACCAGGTGGCTAATGACCGCATGCCTGCCGATAATCTGGTCAATCTGTCTGCAGCTTGCCACAATGACCACCGTCAAGCGGAGCGGTTCATGCATCCACTGCTGGCCATCATGCAATGACTGTTTGGAGAGACCGATTCTGAGGTCACCACCGTTGCCTTCAAACACGCCGATGCGGCCACCGACGACGTTGTGTAACAGCTTGTTTCCGCTCCCAAGCTTGACTGGCTCACAGGTCGAGGCATGGTACTGCCAGTTAATCCAGTGCGTCACCAGCATCGGGGCCGTCATAAGTTGTTCCAATAACGCCCCTTCAATATCCGCCGCCGCATCATACTCATGCAAAAATGCCCGCCCGGCCAAATTCAAATGTCTGGTACGCGCCCGGGGGGCCAGAATAAATGCCGCATTGTTGGCCAAGCCCCATTCCGGCCGGGTCTGCGCAGCGTCATTGGCACGCTGGCGAAAGGCTTTGAACAAACGACCGGCATCGCTGGCTTGTGTTGACTGCATTGAGGTAGAGGCTAACTGTGCCCGTACAACTTCACCGGCAGCGGTAAACAGCTCAGCCGCTTGCTGCCAGCGAGTGTGCGTTGCGGCTGGCAGCAGATCAAGATCAAAGCCTTGCAACGCTTGTGTGGTAGTGTTGTGCAAGGCGGCAACAAACCAGGTTTCGGCGGGGATCGTCATACCCATACTAGCCAGCTGTGCCCTCACCTCGGCATCATTGAGCACGGCAGCCAAGGCACGCGTGTTTACCTCACCAGACTGTCCACAACATGCGCCGCAATCGAGGCTGGAGGCATGCGCATTGTTTTTGCTCTGGCTGGCATGCCCCACCAGTAATACCAGCGGCGCCAACCCGCTGGTCAGGCCTAAACTGTTGAGTACCCGCGCGGCAAGCTCGGCTTTTTCGACCACGCTCACCGCTTGTAACTGAGGCCGGGTCAATGCGCGGTATTTTTTCGGCAAGCCATGTTGATCAAGCGAACTGCGGGCATGCAATTGCGGCTTGATCATGGCTAACAAGGGTTTCAAAAACAGGGGGCCTGCGCTCTCTACCAGCGAAAAGGCCGCTCCAGGATATTTGCTCAGTCGGCTGACCTGGCCAGACAGCATAAAATTGCTGAGCCGCTTTTGGCCGACTTTTAGCTGTAGCGCTTTGCTACCGGCCTGTGCCACTTCGCTTATCGCCTCTGAACCGGCAAGGACTTGATCACGGACAGTTAAGCTAGGGGCCAGCAGGCCCGGCAACTGTGGACGCTGATAGTCGGAAGCAAAAGGCTGATAGGCAATCGGCAAGCCAAAAAAGCCCGCCGCGCCCAGCGTTTGTATATTGGGTGACAATGATTCTATTGCCCGCCGGATCGGTTCACTGCGCACATCAATACAAAATGCGGCCTGAATCAGTGGCGTGGGTGTCGGTGTTGCAGCCTCCGGCATCTGGCTCAGTTGTTGCGCCAGCTGGCGCTGATAACCGATTTCCAGTGCCAGTTGCCAGACCTCATCCACTTGCAATGCCTGTTCTGCAGCTTGAATTTTTTCAGCCACATGCTGCCATTTTTGCTGGATGACCCTAATGGCGCTGTTGGTTGCATTGAGACCTTTACATTGCATTAAAATCACGCCCCATGCCAACCGAATCGCCAGCAAATCACGCAAGCTGTCATCACTCTGGCCTTGTAATCTGGCTTGCCAATCCAGATAAGCACACCAGGATGCCCAGCCATTCACCGTGAGCAATACCGCCTCAAAATAATCGGCCAGCACGGCCTCATCCAGGCCTAGCGCCTCGACCACCCAGCGCTCAGCCTGTTGGCGATTGCGTGGCAAATAATCCAGAAACTGATGGATGTTGGGCAAGCCCATCAACACACCGATGCCATGGTCATGCACGATCATGTCACGCCAGAACTGGTACAAGCCACCTGCACGCTCAGGCTGCCAGTCTGACTGGTCCCGGTCAAAATACGCGGCACAAGTCTGGCTGACCTGATGCGTAATCGCATCGCGCCAGGTCAAGCGCTGAAACCGCTGGGCATCGTCATCGAGCACATCAATCAATAGCGGTAATTGGGTAATGGCAAGCGGCGCCGATAGCTGGGCCACTGCCTCTGCAATAGTGGTCTGCCTGAGCCCGAGTTGTGTTATGGCCTGGGTTAAGTCCTGTGCAGACATGCGTCCTTGCTGCCAGGCATGTAACAGATGACCTCTGGCCGGAAACACTTGCAGATCGCCTAGCACAGCCATGCGTGCCGCTACAGTTCTCACTGGCAAGTGGACTCTTTTCCAATGCGGGTTGACTGCAATCGACTGATCCAGCGGCCAGTTAGGGGCAATACTGTCGCACGCACGCTGGCAGGCCTGGTCTATCACCTGCTCACGGATAGACTGTGCTTGCCCATGGTGACGCCCTGGGAATACTTGGTCTTCAATAAAAAACATCTTTTGGTTCCTTATCCATTCATTTCAGAAGCGCGCCTAGTCATTGGCATGCGTGCTTTTGCCCCAACTAACCGGCCATAAACGCAAGACCCATCGCGTGTAAAACTCATCCAGATAAAACCCGGCATAGACTGAGCGATGCAGCACAGCCAACCGCGCAGGCATCTGCTGGATCATGGTCGTGGCAAGGTACAGCATGAGCATGGCCAGCACACTTATCC
It includes:
- a CDS encoding DUF2309 domain-containing protein, with protein sequence MFFIEDQVFPGRHHGQAQSIREQVIDQACQRACDSIAPNWPLDQSIAVNPHWKRVHLPVRTVAARMAVLGDLQVFPARGHLLHAWQQGRMSAQDLTQAITQLGLRQTTIAEAVAQLSAPLAITQLPLLIDVLDDDAQRFQRLTWRDAITHQVSQTCAAYFDRDQSDWQPERAGGLYQFWRDMIVHDHGIGVLMGLPNIHQFLDYLPRNRQQAERWVVEALGLDEAVLADYFEAVLLTVNGWASWCAYLDWQARLQGQSDDSLRDLLAIRLAWGVILMQCKGLNATNSAIRVIQQKWQHVAEKIQAAEQALQVDEVWQLALEIGYQRQLAQQLSQMPEAATPTPTPLIQAAFCIDVRSEPIRRAIESLSPNIQTLGAAGFFGLPIAYQPFASDYQRPQLPGLLAPSLTVRDQVLAGSEAISEVAQAGSKALQLKVGQKRLSNFMLSGQVSRLSKYPGAAFSLVESAGPLFLKPLLAMIKPQLHARSSLDQHGLPKKYRALTRPQLQAVSVVEKAELAARVLNSLGLTSGLAPLVLLVGHASQSKNNAHASSLDCGACCGQSGEVNTRALAAVLNDAEVRAQLASMGMTIPAETWFVAALHNTTTQALQGFDLDLLPAATHTRWQQAAELFTAAGEVVRAQLASTSMQSTQASDAGRLFKAFRQRANDAAQTRPEWGLANNAAFILAPRARTRHLNLAGRAFLHEYDAAADIEGALLEQLMTAPMLVTHWINWQYHASTCEPVKLGSGNKLLHNVVGGRIGVFEGNGGDLRIGLSKQSLHDGQQWMHEPLRLTVVIVASCRQIDQIIGRHAVISHLVNHGWLHLWCEEDGQRWRYVAGQWQALDFAEMTQPV
- a CDS encoding ferritin-like domain-containing protein encodes the protein MTNDCLRTRALQTLTLRDPQQKCLEVAALWQACLTGALQIRPQQALSADDQSIPGRPERPALVAPAKVQRRAMNTAEGRAALIHALAHIEFNAINLALDAVWRFADMPEAYYRDWLQVAKEEAYHFSLLRQHLQQLGFDYGDFDGHNSLWEMVEKTQVDVLARMALVPRTMEARGLDATPPLKQKLLQAGDQAAAAILDIILRDEIGHVAIGNRWFGYLCDQRQLDLVDTFEQLRQQYHAPKLRPPFNLAARKLAGFTDIELAYLNGDCSA
- a CDS encoding sensor histidine kinase, giving the protein MMPPLSLKSQLRLWLLLPMLVVLGVSAALSYSRALLYATQAYDQALLRTVLALADEVIIDSHNQVKIEIPEVASHLLSYNEGDHIYIKISDPKGKLVFGEAHLPLPKQLPAGNQQVYYNSHYKGEAIRAVTFGLPESEAANARNILISMAETTGKRDAMVAEMVEEMLLPQVLMMLLAAIVIELGIYFALKPLQDLRESLHQRSYRDLSALDTQATPNELQPLLQAMNALLARVKAGLQQQQQFIADASHQLRTPIAGLQTQAELALRSQPPEAIQEPLNYMLRSTTRLSHLIQRLLTMARTDAAVSQLQFQPVSLTKIISDECARWIGPASNKQLELDVMIETQQDQVLGDALMLSELLNNLLENAIQYTPKQGLLQIRLLQAGKFLVLEVADSGIGIPADQTTLVFERFHRLDPNQGNGCGLGLAIVAEIAEHHNASITVTPGLAHPVSGHIGSQFTVKFERYDERLPENPRPANSDPKGPATKMS
- a CDS encoding EAL domain-containing protein; this translates as MAFQPIIAFERKQIWGYETLVRGLENQPAAFILDQIDASSIHSFDQTIRSKAIRLANQLHFDQILSINFLPNAVYNPENCIQSTLAVCDELGFDKKRIMFEVTEAEKITDHAHLKNIFTEYKKHQFLTAIDDFGAGYSGLNLLAEWQPDIIKLDMNLIRDIDQNKTKQLIMKSILDVCRGLNIEVISEGVETRAELTVLVDFGIDLFQGYYFAKPLFEGLPTVAEDCFSLARSPDPR
- a CDS encoding response regulator transcription factor, encoding MRLLIVEDDLVIANGLVRALTQAEYAVDHVTDGKQALRAINDDVYDLVILDLGLPTMDGMTILSHLRQQANPIAVLILTAREDVATRVQALDIGADDFLTKPFHLEELEARVRALIRRSKLGNNLPLQCGNLKLDVANKLATINDQPVTLSARELHLLETLMMRMGKIIAKEQIMESLCNWDETLGDNAIEVYIHRLRKKIEPSGANIRTVRGLGYMLEAEQHAQS